The Ananas comosus cultivar F153 linkage group 22, ASM154086v1, whole genome shotgun sequence genome segment AAGATTTTGAGGGGGAATGGAAATACTTCTCGGGGTTGCGATTTACGCATACATGAGTTCAAGGACAAGCTCTCCAACTTCCATGCAGAGAATATACCTTGTAGAATTTGTTGGCACTAGAACCCCAGATTTAGGTTTACAAAAGTCGGTGTACTCAACGCTGATTGACGGGGTTGTAAGAGATGCTTCGTCTTCGAGGATCTGGAAATTGAAAATTCCGTTGAAAGTGAAGATTTTTTTCTGACTAGTCCTTAAGAAATTAAAGAATCCCTACAGTGGACAACTTGCTTAAGATGGGATGGATGGAGGATCAGTCGTGCGTGCTTCGTGCGGACGACCTAGAAACGGTTGATCACCTTTTCTCAGGATGCGTCTTTAACAGGTTTTTACTAGTGATGTCCGTTCAAGTGGTTTTTGAAATCGAGCTAGTAGACGATCGATGTTAGGGGTCTCTTGGAAAGGCTGGTTAAAATAGGAAATGCTACAAAATCGGCGAAGGGACTGGCGCTTCTAGTAGCAATTAAGTTGGTGGACTATGTGGTTGAAAGTTAAAGGAAGAATTAATAGCGCGATTTTCGGGAACTTTAACCCAGATCCACTGGTTGTAGCTGGAAAAATGGAGTGCTGCGAAAAATCTCTCACCATCGCTTGACTAATTTTTTGACCTAACCATGATTCTGAAACATACAAAGCAAATTGAACATTTGTAGTTAATGATCTAGTTagattcactacaacaaaaacggtctatagcgacacttttaaatgtaggtacatgtcaaaaaagtgctgctagctaaaattaccgacacttttaaaaagtgttgctatatgtggggtcgctaggtatatagtgacagttaaagagtgtcgctataacctaaaagagtgctgctaatttacgaacacttatttaagcatttagcaaccgccgaaactttaTCTCGTTAGCTGCggtagcggaggaggacgacaggaaaggctcttcgtctagaatttcagtggattgagtgaagagagaagaaaagatggcaattgatttttctttttttttttacttttctgtttgtaatcgggccaaatggactgggtgtggtgggttgagtagagtaatcttttatttttggttggattgggctttatatttaggcattagcagatatttttttaagttttagcataaatgagacacttactcaaaagtgtcccaaacatgtgtccctataacctaattctgttgtagtgattgtTAGAAATCCAACATTAACTTTAACGTTCCATTTTACAGCTAGATCAGGCCATTCTTTGCCCAGAAGGTTAGGCAATTCAGCCTTTAAGCTACCTATCAAAagctatattaattatatattggcATCACATTTACAACCATGATCTCATCccatcttattattttttcctcttgttgtgCCTTCCAACTCTACACAAAGAATCTTTTCTAAGCTGGTAATTGTCTAATAAGTCACAAGAATGAGCCACCCTGTACACAAAAAAGTTTGAGAAAAATAAGATAGGTACAAGAATACCATCGTTGCATCAAAAAGCTTAGTTTCCTATGCACAGTTATTCACGAAAAGAGCCCAAACATGTGGGTGTAAAGGAGATTCGCATGTTTTAAAACCACCAGTTACTGCAGCTTTTTCTGATTCTATATTGGTTTCATAAAAGTTATTGGATCAGAACTTCTTCCGAAATCTATGGAAAAAGCACTTCTTCTGGATAAGGATTTCTTTGAGAATTTCCACTCTTCATGGGTAgaaatgcaatatatatatatatatatatagttagagatcgacaccgttaaacattCAAAGGATTTGGATTCAAAGGATTTAAAGCATCAAAATTGACGATTGACACCGttaattatgatttaaaatatttgaaatatctagagaccaaatttcatcattttctatatTTGCTATCAAGTGGCTATTGAAATGAACGGTAAAAAAGTgaataaaattgtgaaaatagTGGTCAAGAATTTTTCAGCTAGGGATGGAAGTTGTCAAATGTGATCTAcataatggaaaaaaaatagcaaaaattcaacgaatttacattattatatacCGTTAAACAATTAGCAAACTGTTCATAtaggccgttaaaaattgtctaTTTTCAACTCCTTCGATCATGGGTGAATGGTTTTAGAAAATGACGAAATTCGATTTGTAGATaattcaaatactttagattatattaaatggtgttgatcgtcgatttggatgctCTACCATCGAAAAGGACttcctagtttttttttttttaaaaaaaaagtctaattcttttaagagcatttactctctctctctctctctctctctctctctatatatatatatatatagaaaaatagaGTAAGATTATTATGCTTTAAACGCATAGAGCCTCCATACTTTCACTTTGTTCTCAATGACTGAACATCCGAATTGATGATTgactctattagacttgatctacacaatGCGAGATATtcataagtaaaattttataatgtttCAACATCATCTACCTTGTAATTGAGTGGTCTCAAATGAACGGGTGGaaacaaaaatttcataaaaattaataatagaaAGTATGAATTTTAGATCAAACGTGCTAATCTAACTTTGGATAATAAAAGCATATTCTAtgaaaatttcatataatttagatatttttatattgttaaaccGGCAAGTGCCTTATATCGActactaaaataattattttttgaaacttttcgatcactaggtaaataatattgaaaaatcataaaacttGTTAAGGTACTTCAGATAGTGTAGCTCAAATCTAACGGAATCAATTGTCAATTTGGATATTCTATCAtcatagaataataaaatatggaggccttcgtgcttctAAAAGGATAATAACCtctatctctatatataaattagactggaatagttctaatagcactaagtcattgATGCTTGTGGATTTTCAATATTTGGATGAAGATTTATAGGATTAGAATATTAGTAGTCCCTCTATAGGGCTTAGCGGGTGGTGGTagaataatatgatataaagGGTGAAATTgatcaaagggatagatctaacggtgaaaaacttaatagcactaagtgcttggtgctacgAAAAGCACCATAACcggagcctctctctctctctctctctctctctatatatatatagagagagagagtccggctgggatactatcaattgcacgaagcatttggtgctatcaagttttctgccattagatttactttttttatcatttttatccgttcgattatactattcaaccaaccacccactcaaccctagagggtccacatcatcccaaccgcacatcttttaatccaaagacagaaaacttaatagcaccaagtcattggtgctattaatagtattccagcccagttctatatatatatatatatatatatatatttatatatatatattatatatatatatatataatgtgtatatgtatatattatatatatatatatatatatatatatatatatatcatatacaatatatatatattatatatatatatatatatatatatataatatatatatatatatagagcaggactgctgctatctaaggagcacggaggcctccgtgctcctgagccgttttcgatgatgaaatttccgaatcgacgatcggctcgttagacttgatctagcgtatatAGAGAGACTGCTGTACTctaaggagcacggaggctccgtgctcctgagccgttttcgatgatgaatttccgaatcgacgatcgctccgttagacttgatctaggtatattgaagtttctagaaaataatttttgcgatttttcgatatcatttacctagcatcgaaaggattcaaaatcaatatttttaacggttgaaaataaaaattctataaaaagtggtgatatagtactaaaattttcgatcaaaaatatgatcttattgtagatagtataaagaattttgtatcaaaatttcatctgactttgaatacttctacaccgttaaatttgaaaacggcagatatcaacattaaaaattatggattttgaatcatttcgatcactaggtaagtgatatcgaaaatcgcccaaaaaatattttctagaaacttctaatgcgctagatcaagtctaacggaaccgatcgtcgattcgaaaattccatcatcgaaaacggctcaggagcacggaggcctccgtgctcctgagagcacagcagccctactctctctctctctctctctctctctctctctctctctctctctctctctctctctatatatatatatatatatatatatatatataagcatttctataaagaacaaagagaagGTTTGGCAAATTGGAGTATAAATAGCCATAAATTAATAAAGGGCTTTTTGGAAGTTAGAAAATGGAAACTGAGAAACTTGTGAGTTTCGCAAATTCGACTTCGCCCCCTCACCCTACCACCCTACCGAAGTCTGAATGTTGACCTTCATACAATGGAGAGTGGAAGTTTGGATGGTCTCGTGACTTCGGTGCGAAAATAAAGACTGGCTGACGCTAGTGACTTTCTCTTAGTCACTAGATCAACCtccgatattttttttatcttgctTCATGGTATATTTAAGGCCCAATCAAACATCCGAGCAATATCGTGGgccatatttttatttaaataaaaataatatgacctatttttgaaattaaggcccatataattttataagccCATTTTAAAACTACGGCCCATTATCGGCCCACGGCACTCTCCAGAACCTTCGCGCTCTCGAAGTTCTTCGGCCCTCTTTTTGCCCTAATTTTCCATTTTGCGCCATCGTCGTCCCCAACTCCACCTTTGTTGGAAGCGTTGGAACCCTAATGAGCGGAGAACAACCCTAGAAACCCTAGTCGCACCCCTACATACACGTACACGCAATGCGTCCCTCCGCCGCACGCCGCGCCCTGTTGCTCGCTCGCAGATCCCTCCAGTCGAGCCAGTCCCCAATCCACCCCGTAAGTCCCCCTTCAATCGATCCTCTCTTCTTCTGTTCTCTTTTTAATTCGATCGATTGAGCTCAATCCTGCTTTCTTAATCAGTTGGGAAATGAATCGTCGCGCGTCTTCTCGTCGGGGATTTGCAGCTCCTCTCGCGGATTCGTCGATGGGAATCGCAGCAAAGGTGTGATCTTTGGGTTTTTCGGATTGGGATTTGATCCTTTCGTTGACCCACCTCGTGTATTTTTTGGtaaagttttgagcttttgggcTAATCTCCGATAATTGTGCAGTGCAATGGAGTAATGGGATTGCAAAGGAAGGGTTCTGCTTCTCAAAAAGGTCGTTTCATGGTACGGCTTAGTTTTGGCTTGATGATTTCAAGCTATATGTGCAATTATTCGTAGATTAACTGTTCCATTATGTTCAGGAAGTAGGCCATTGTCTGCTAGAGATTACTATGATGTTCTTGGAGTGAACAAAAATGCGAGTCCTGCGGAGATTAAGAAAGCTTATTACGAGGTATGGGTTTTGAGTACTTGTCGACACTTGAGTCAAAACTTGAGCAAACAATCATGTCTTAACATCTGCCTTCAGAAACTTGTAAATAGTCTCCTTGTGCAGTTAAGTTTGTGAAGATTGTATTTGAACTTCTCATTCGCCTGCCTTACTTAAAAAGGCAGTTTGATTTTTGATTATGATGATTGTGCGAAGAATGCAGTTTGATAAAGTTATTTGATCGTGCATCCTAATGTTAATCAGGACTGGCATATTCTGATTGAAGTTGTTTTACTGCTTCGTGCATGGATAACAATCGAATTTAGTCTCATTACTAAGAATATATTCTTCCTTTGGCGATACTTTGCCTCCCTTTTCACCATTTCGATAGCCGACGAGTTTGATGAGGGGTTCACTATGGTTCATGTGAATGGATGTGGCCTGACCATACCGGCTATAGTGCTGTTTATACTTTCATACACCAATGTTTCTTTTTCTGGTTCAAAAAACAAGTGGATGGCatacagtttttttttccccttgtttCCGGAAATTTGATTGCCCTTTTCCTTTTTGCCCTGTTCCTCGCTTCATGCTCTTTGCAGCTTGCGAAGAAGCTTCATCCTGATACAAACAAAGGTGACGCTGATGCTGAAAGGAAGTTCCAAGAAGTCCAGCGAGCTTATGAGGTACAGTTATCTTTGATCAGGAAACAAAATAACGCCTTTGTGAGTTCTTTAGTTATTTTGCCAGAGAATGAGATGGCTTGATTGCCTTTTTGCAGACATTGAAGGATGAGCAGAAACGTTCTTTCTATGACCAGGTGCTGTATATGCTTTTACTGTTATTTGCAACCTTATGTTCATTGATCTAGCTGTATGCTTAGTTAGTACTCACTAGGTTCCTTTTTCTGCATGATAGAATGATGTTTTTTTCCCACAGGAAAGAGCGGCATCattgaaagatttttttttaaaaaaaaattattctctttGCATATAAGATTTGATTAGTTAGGATGTAAGTGGAACATTGTCTGTTCTATTTGGCAATAACTAGAGGAATACTTGTTAACAATTTATAACTGAAGATCCTGAAGCATGTATAAAAGTAATATTCTTAGTAGTTTAATACTTCTAAAACATAAATATTAGCAAACCTGAATCCTTTATATTCTACAATAAAGTATGTTTTTAGTTAATGGTGCTTAAGTGGAAGATgtgtttaaaagaaaagaattttggTCTTCAAGCACTGGTAGTATTAAATCCCACATTCGCTTTGACTTTGACTTTGATATGAAAGTGTCGAGAGTGTGTTTGTtttctaactaatttttttcaggAATAGATGTTTTCATTTAACTTTGCTCTTACATTTTGCATCAATCAAAATAATCTCTACCACAACCAGTTTCCTTCCTATCTTAAGTACAACCAAATGCATGTGTTCTCTTAGTTTGTGTCTGTGACTCTGAGTGCGCCCATGCAAGCTTGTGCATTCAATTATGTCTTCAATGGTTTCTGCATTCGACTATGAGTCTTTCGTGATTTTCCCTATCTGCAATACCCACTAAGGTCGTTATAGTTATTTACTGAGTTTCTCCTTATCAAGTAAAGCTACTATGGTCAAGCTTCCTTCTTAATCTCAAATATTATAGTATTGTTATTGTGACAGGTTGGTGCTGATCAATATGAAAAAGCTGCTTCAGGAGGTGGAGCAGGCCCAGGCGGACCATTTGAGGGTGGATTTAGCAATCCTTTCGAGGACTTctttggcggcggcggcggaatgAACGATGTAAGGACTTTCTTATCTTTCAATTGTTTTGAACTTTTGATGCTATGTTCAATAAACCCATTATATACACCTAGCAACTGGAATTTTGGTTTGCTGTATACTGATTTGTCAGTGTTGTTATATATAAGTGAAAATATATCGTTCTAAATGAATTGAGAGTGTCAAATACTTTTGAAGAGAAATATCTGATTTCCACCATCCATTCATCAATCATGTTCAACTTACATATTAAGTTATCTTCTCTTAATTAAGCTAATATGTTGAACTTAGATGTGGTTATATGATCAAAGAGGATGTTGTCCCTCCTAATGTAAACATTGTTTCATACATTGCCATTTAGAAGAAAAGGGCATCTCCTTTATTACGAAAGTCAGTTATTTTGTTGCTTTCAGCTCATTTGAGTCTGGATGTAGGCTCATCATACATATAACATTTTTAAAGAATGGAGAGACCAGATATTCGTGGTTTGTGGCCTCAAAACACATTGTATAATTCGTACCTTTTTTCTTGTTAGCTGCAATGCTTTTTCAAATTCTTATTTGTTCTAAAAATTCTGGATATAATTTTACAGTTGCAGTACTTTAATCTCTAAATATGTTTCTCTAAATTACGTTCTTCTAAGTTCTAACTTCTGACTTTGCTTTCTGTCTTTTGTTATCAAGTTCTTCAAAAACATATTCAGAGACAGAGAATTTGGTGGACAAGATGTtaaggttctctctctctctctctctctctctctctctcacgtaGTTTCATACTTTTCTGGCTTAATATAGTATTGGATCAGAATAATCATGCTATCAAATTCCTCCTGTAGGTCTCTGTTGAAATATCATTCATGGAAGCAGTTCAAGGGTGCACGAAAACTGTGAACTTTCAGACTTATGTACCCTGCGAATCTTGTGGTATGATATACTATAACTTGAAAGAAATAAGATGGTTGTCAATGACCTCATTTGGcattatattcattttttttggaattttattatttgcagGTGGGACTGGTGTACCTCCTGGAACGAAACCTGAAACTTGTAGGGCTTGTAGGGGTGCAGGATCGGTCAGTTAACTCTAAAAATGGTTATCCTTCGATTCTTTTCATATCTTGATTATTACGAGACTTTTGTCATTgaattttgttgttttctttcaTAATGCATGCAGATATTCATCCAAACTGGGCCCTTCAGGATGCAGAGCACGTGCTCCCAATGTGGGGGTTCAGGGAAAACTGTCAAAGTGGGTTCTCTCTCATATGTCATATTTCTTTAGAAATGTTTCTTAGACTGCAATGTGCTGATAATTCTCAGTCATTATATAGTTGACAGATCAATTGTAGTTAAGAATATTTTCCCTCTACTTTTTGTGTTTAAAGAGATACCATAGAATCATATTTCCGGCATGGATTTAAATCCGTCCTTTACCCTTCCGAAAGCCAACTGCTGAGATGCTCTTACCTGATGATCCCCCTAGCTTCCATCTTCATAAACTTACTTTTACCATTTCCTTTTTAATGCCTAAGAGATCCTACTTTAGTTACTCAAAGTTAGTGCTGTTATAATCTGAACTCTTATTATGAACTTGCTTAtaaattatcttaattttttaaaccatGAAAGTGGAAATCTCGTAGATGGCTTCATTAATCATTAGGTAATCATATCTTTTATCAACTTATGCGAAGTTATCTTGTTTTTCCTCCCCTCTCTATAACCTTCTTGTTTAATTTACTATGTTTACTTATCTGTAGCTTGTATGTTCTGTGGGTAGGATTTCTGTAAGTCATGTAGAGGGCGGAAGGTTGTGCAGGGACTAAAATCTATCAAGCTGGATGTGATGCCTGGTATGTCTCAAGTGTATGAAAGCCACCACGAGCTGTATATGGTGTCGTCTTATTCACTCTGCTCAGTTTTACTACATGCTGATTGCTGGATATCATTTTCATCTCGACTATCTTTGTTGCTAGCTTATTCAGAAGAGAGATATCATGGTCTTTTACAATTGTTGGCCTTTATGtcaaatgataaatatattagcGAAGAGATAATTTGAGTTCTATCACTGAGTATCTGAAATCTTGGATGGATAAATTAAACTGGAATTGCGTAAACTGAACTTATTATTTAACTCCATTCAGTTGGTATAATATGGAGGACAGAATGTGTGACcccaaaatttttaacttaatgtCATTTATGCAGGAATGGATGATAATGATACTTTGAAGATTCCTAGATGTGGTGGAGCAGATCCAGAGGGCAATCAGCCTGGCGATCTTTATGTTACTCTCAAGGTTCAGCATTGAGTGTGTtagttcttttttctatttaatggCAATAGATGAGCTAAAATCTGCGAAATCTTTTATAGGTTCGGGAGGACCCTGTTTTCCGGAGAGACAAAGCTGATATCCATGTCGATGCTGTCTTGAGTATCACCCAGGTAATTAGATCTCTGCCGCAGTTGGTCAGTTAGCGAATATTTTATCATTGATGGATTGTCTTCATGTAATATCCTTTTCTGCTTCTCTTGTTTCAACCAATGTGTTTGGGTTGTAAGCTGCTCAATGTTGTTCTTATATATGGCGACAAGTCACCTAGCATTATTTTACTCTGGATTATAAGTTCCTTGAAGATACATTTGGTCCGCGTAAATTTCTTTCCATTTAAAACTCGTGTGGATTTATTGAGTGGGCATAATGTGCAGGCAATTTTGGGAGGAACTGTTCAGGTTCCAACACTTTCAGGGGATGTTGTTCTTAAGGTAACAGATGCTTGTCTGCTTAATAACTTATGATCTTCTTGGAGGTGGGTGAAATGGAAGCTTAATGTCTTGATCAATCGCAGGTTAAGCCTGGTACTCAACCTGGTCAAAAGGTTGTTCTTAGGGGGAAAGGtaattctcatatatatatgatttctttttctttagctAAGTATATGAATTAAGTTACATTTGAATGCCAAGATAATGTACTACCGTATTTTCTGATATGCTCTACTCTAATATAGTTTCAAATCGGATAGAAAGAAATGTTTGTGAAGTTTGAGAGAATCTTAGGTTTTTCTTGCATCCCTTCAGCTTGTTAAATTCAAGCATCATAAATCACTCAGCTACAAATGTCATATACAATGGATTGGTTATGCCTAGGACTCTTTATGATTTTCCgttaagcatatatatataagcataaAACCATGATATGTGCGCCTTAATTTTACCTAGTGTTTTGGCAGCCTGATTGCTAGATCAAAATTAACTCTTAAAACTGGTCTGACCTGCCTCGAGCAGGAATTAAACTCGAGTAAAAATCATTTTTGGCCGGGTTCATTTCATGTTTATCTCAATGTAGTTCGTGCTAAAATTCGATTAAAGCTTGCCTCTTAAAGTTCTGAAGATTTTCTGCTTCATGTGTAATTGAGCAAGCGGAGCTGATTAGTTGATGGAACCATGCAGGAATAAAGACACGAAACTCTTCGATCTACGGAGACCAATATGTTCATTTTAATGTCCATATTCCAGTGTAAGTTACTTTCTATACATGTCTTACAGGATCTGAACTTAACAGCTCCAAATTATTATACTTAAATGATTTTTGCTGCACTTTTCTTGAGCAGAAATTTGACCCAGCGGCAGCGCATGCTAATCGAAGAGTTCGCAAAAGAGGAGCAAGCAGATTCAGATAAGGGTGCCACGGCTGCTGGAGCATCAGGATAGTTAATCATACGAGAGCTACACAACTTAAAAGGAGCATAAGAAGCGAGAATTCCGCATTCAACAAATCCATATTATTTCAAGTATAAACCTTAGAATAGATGatggagaaattttttttttcaagaaagaTAGGGCTTGTTTGAGTTCAAGTTTTGTATTCTAGTCACCCAATAACCACATATAAGACGCGGACGAAAGCTTTTGCGAGAAcgattatttatatatatatatatatgtatgaggGTTCCTAATGGAGTAGGAATTTGTACATATATCCCAATATTTAGCCTCATTGTATTGATTGAAGGATGCAGATTAAGGGGATAGCAAAAAATGGCCTGCCTTGTTAAGTGTTTAATCATTTCTTCTGCAGTTTTGCATGGATATTTTGGAGGGTGATGCTGTtgtagtttatttatttatttattttaaatatcatgAGATCTATTACATTGGCCGAGAGTTTAATGTGGCTTATTCAAGAGAAAAACAAATTTGTTTTGTGATTTTGAGCTCAGTTGCTGCCAATGGTTCTATGAGAATTActagaaacaaaattaaactgCATAAAAATTGCAACAATTCATTCCTTTGTGGCCTTTTGTTTCTTCTGTGAAGAACACAACTCTTTTTTTAAAGACATTTGCTGTTAGAAGGAAACTTACaactcaaaaacaaaaatgatcTCAGCTTTGAATGCCGACCCAAAAATTCATCtgaaaattcatcaaaaattcatcaaaaattctTCAGTTCAGAAGCATTCAAAAGGGGGGACAAATCCAATAGTTCAACACATTTAAACATAGTCCAATGATGTAGTACGTATAGGGAGCAAAATAGCCTACGCTTATTAATTTCGAACCCAAAAAAACACCTACAAATTTACATAGTGAAATTCCCAGATTACAATGTAGTCATGAAACCAGAATTAATTCTGCAGCAGATGGAGAGTACAAAACGACTTAAAAGAAGGCAAAACTTTGAAGAAACTGTTGTAGACACCTACGCGAAAATGGAACAACAAAACTTgctttttggtatttttgacCTCATCTAGTTCgagtttggagagagagagataactTGATCAGATGGAAACTGCAGCTGTATGCAAACAGGTTTCTTCTCTTTATGGGCTAATCGGCCAAAGAGCGAATGTTATGAACCCCCACCCCAATGGCCAAAAGAATTTTGGAAAGAACTTTTTCATGTACGAAAAAgagcaaagaaaagaaaaacggAGGGGTGAGATTCACTCTGTGGAGGAGTTATTGCCGAGATCAGGAACTACTGCAGAGGAGAGCTCGATATGCGACAAACGAATGGCGCCAATAAGCTGCTCTGGAAGCTCGTCAGAAGTGTTTGCCTGCAGGTATAAAACATATCATTTCTGTTAAAGTAAAGAAACTAGTTCTGAGTTtctacgtaaaaaaaaaaaaagggaaaagaagaagattgtTTCTATCAAAAtgcacaaaaaatatacaaattcaGGACCCAAGTAATAATTCGAGTGATCTCGGTGGTGTTTCATTTATAAGAATTCGAACGCTCAGCTACATATAGCCAGCAAATGAAATGTTTTCTATCCATTATAGAAAATTCGCTTTGTAGCTCTAAAGTAATGTGATAGCGTAGGCACAAAAAGAAGAGTAGGCTACCAGATCTCTACTATTTCTTTTTTGGATTAACGGGTCTCCATTTGTATGTCTATATAGGTCTGTGTGCATGCAAGCGCAAATATATGACATGCATATATACAGACGCGAACACGCAGACACATACCAAAGAGTACTATTTACAGATTATGGACCTTTCCTTTTTTATGTATTCCTGGAAACCTCAAGATGAGGGGGGGAAAAAGGGCATTTGAAAACATCTTTTTGGTTCAACTTTCAGGGGAAGATCATTTTTAATTGCAAGAACGTCATGTCTCTATAACATCTGGTTTTAGATTCTAGACAGGAATCCATCATagacccttttttttaatcatgaTAATGCCTTCAATATGGAGTGGTCTCCCACCTGAACAAGAAAAGCCATATCGACGACCAGAGTTGTAACTACACCACACACGAGGCCCAGAACTCCATTGGCAACCGCAGAGGAACCAATATCAACATCTATCTGCACAACC includes the following:
- the LOC109727579 gene encoding chaperone protein dnaJ GFA2, mitochondrial-like gives rise to the protein MRPSAARRALLLARRSLQSSQSPIHPLGNESSRVFSSGICSSSRGFVDGNRSKVQWSNGIAKEGFCFSKRSFHGSRPLSARDYYDVLGVNKNASPAEIKKAYYELAKKLHPDTNKGDADAERKFQEVQRAYETLKDEQKRSFYDQVGADQYEKAASGGGAGPGGPFEGGFSNPFEDFFGGGGGMNDFFKNIFRDREFGGQDVKVSVEISFMEAVQGCTKTVNFQTYVPCESCGGTGVPPGTKPETCRACRGAGSIFIQTGPFRMQSTCSQCGGSGKTVKDFCKSCRGRKVVQGLKSIKLDVMPGMDDNDTLKIPRCGGADPEGNQPGDLYVTLKVREDPVFRRDKADIHVDAVLSITQAILGGTVQVPTLSGDVVLKVKPGTQPGQKVVLRGKGIKTRNSSIYGDQYVHFNVHIPVNLTQRQRMLIEEFAKEEQADSDKGATAAGASG